The region TGCTCTTGTCTTTGGTAGAGAAGGTATTGTATTTCCACTGTCACGCCTGCTTCTATGGCTGGGGTGGCAGGAGATAGAGGGGTCACATCTCCATCATTGGAGTAGTAACTGCTGCTGAAGCACATTGACACTGCAGTGTAGATACTAATTCTAAGTTGTTGCCACACCATGCAGTTGCACAGTTTGATTATTCCATGTAGTGAATGTGATGCAATTTGTGACCTCATAGCCAAAGGAATTGGTCTGATCTAGTGTGTGTGAAGCTAATTGTGACTCTTGGCTCATAACAAGATTGCCTGAGGTCAGGGAAGCAGCTTAAATTCTTGAAACACAACCTTGATGGTCTTGTTTGAGATCATACAGGGCAGGTGTTATTGATTGTCCCACTTATTTTTGAAATAGAGATGATATGAAGGTTTACAAGAGACAGGGAGATCTTTCTCAGCTGGTATAGTCTAACAAAGTAGTGACATAATTCAAACATAGCTGGAACAGACAGAAGGTGTTAGGTAGGGATGGGTGTTTTGTGGCGATACAGTAGGCAGGGGGCAACTGGATGCACTAGAGGTAATTTTTATAATGTCATTTTTGTGCATAGATAGCCTCTTAGAAATTACCAATCAGTGTAAAAGTATGTGTGATGACATGATGGGGCATACTTTGTCATTAAGACTATGCAAgtgtggagtttgggtggagcatttGCAAGTACACACTTAGATTATGAAATGTTAATTTTTGTGTATCCTAATGAGGTCATTTGAGCAGGTGCAAGTCTGTGCCTGCAAGGGTGGTGACATTTCTACCCgttatactagtattttatagatgCATAGGTGCTCTTTTTACAAATAAGCATAGACACCTACTTGTCCTCTTAAACCAGATGTTCTGTTGTAAAAGTATCCATCCTGAGTGCTAAGCAGCTCTTCTACTCTATGGACAGATGGAAAGATTATTTTTTAACATATATCATGCTTTTCTTTAGCAGAATATAAAAGATGGCACTAAAACAAAACCTGACACCCAGAACACGAAGCTCATCAATGAGAAGGACATCAGCCATGTTCTAATAGGACCCCAGCCAGAAACTGTTCACACTACATCAGAGACCAGCCCACCTGGGTCTGTAGCATTAACCATTGATCCTGGTCTTCCATCTGCACCAGTTTACATACAGGCAAAGCCACCCTGGCTAAGTGACTCGGATGCCACCAGGATTTCTTCTTCCATAGCTGGCAGTGTGAATCTGGTGCCTGTAATGCAGATTGTTGAACCATTGCAAGATTCCTCGTTATTCCTGGCTACAGAGCCTGATAGTGTGGCAGCTGCAGAGACTGCCAGGATAACAGATGAGCCCATTTCTGATGCAGCTGCAGAGAAGCAAGCCTGCTTTCCAGTAATGCTGTTTCATAGTACAGTGGTTCCAGGTGTGGCAGAAGCACAAGATACGATTCCAGCAGCAGTATCCTTCCCTTGTGAGCGTAACAATATAGTTGAACGCACTGGATGCACAGCATCTTTGATTCCAGCAAATCTCCCTGTTTTGACAGCTGTGTTTAAACAGGGTGATGTTTCGGAGCCTGGTGCACTTGTTATTGAAAATGTTTCAATTGAGCCCTTTGTAGATACGGACCCAGCAGCTGTTGTGTCTGTTCCAGCCTCACCCACTCAGATGGTAGCATATTTTGAAACTGTTCCAACAGCCACCATGGTGTCGTCCTACCACACTGCGTCCTTGACTCCTTCTACCATGCCACCAGAGACCGTCTTATCATCTG is a window of Microcaecilia unicolor chromosome 11, aMicUni1.1, whole genome shotgun sequence DNA encoding:
- the LOC115480689 gene encoding THAP domain-containing protein 5-like isoform X3 translates to MPKYCKAPHCISTTGKRQQEANGQRKRRSFYKFPLHDKERLQQWLTNMKREHWMPSKYQHLCSDHFTPSCFEWRWGVRYLKADAVPTVFTFLDSELQNIKDGTKTKPDTQNTKLINEKDISHVLIGPQPETVHTTSETSPPGSVALTIDPGLPSAPVYIQAKPPWLSDSDATRISSSIAGSVNLVPVMQIVEPLQDSSLFLATEPDSVAAAETARITDEPISDAAAEKQACFPVMLFHSTVVPGVAEAQDTIPAAVSFPCERNNIVERTGCTASLIPANLPVLTAVFKQGDVSEPGALVIENVSIEPFVDTDPAAVVSVPASPTQMVAYFETVPTATMVSSYHTASLTPSTMPPETVLSSALTVPIVSTLPIVSSHAAATTTTIPPEPLVVAAEESEMDSDKTLQDSLEEQPEDHRYNRNNMTTEQLLSVVMSLQKKVKVLQQRHRRHCSKLETMEGIVEQLRKENLVSEEKLKLLEMVG
- the LOC115480689 gene encoding THAP domain-containing protein 5-like isoform X2, translated to MKREHWMPSKYQHLCSDHFTPSCFEWRWGVRYLKADAVPTVFTFLDSELQNIKDGTKTKPDTQNTKLINEKDISHVLIGPQPETVHTTSETSPPGSVALTIDPGLPSAPVYIQAKPPWLSDSDATRISSSIAGSVNLVPVMQIVEPLQDSSLFLATEPDSVAAAETARITDEPISDAAAEKQACFPVMLFHSTVVPGVAEAQDTIPAAVSFPCERNNIVERTGCTASLIPANLPVLTAVFKQGDVSEPGALVIENVSIEPFVDTDPAAVVSVPASPTQMVAYFETVPTATMVSSYHTASLTPSTMPPETVLSSALTVPIVSTLPIVSSHAAATTTTIPPEPLVVAAEESEMDSDKTLQDSLEEQPEDHRYNRNNMTTEQLLSVVMSLQKKVKVLQQRHRRHCSKLETMEGIVEQLRKENLVSEEKLKLLEMACLQSSTVVPDCGSTVAIICQEDAGALVCTVPKHLGESSETILHLEEESYSHLEMH